One region of Bacillus pumilus genomic DNA includes:
- a CDS encoding antibiotic biosynthesis monooxygenase family protein translates to MLLTQTPAPPYYAVIFTSKRTNIEQKEYAAAAQKMDELAKDLDGFLGIESVRDEHGVGITVSYWDSLTAIKEWKAHTAHQRVQKKGKADWYEAYTTRICKVEHAYTNEDSLLEQEASE, encoded by the coding sequence ATGCTATTGACGCAAACACCTGCTCCACCCTACTATGCCGTGATTTTTACATCAAAACGAACAAATATCGAGCAGAAAGAATACGCTGCTGCTGCTCAAAAAATGGACGAATTAGCAAAAGATCTAGACGGGTTTCTTGGAATCGAAAGTGTACGAGATGAACACGGTGTTGGGATCACTGTATCTTACTGGGATTCATTAACAGCAATCAAAGAATGGAAAGCACATACAGCACATCAGCGTGTTCAAAAAAAGGGGAAAGCAGATTGGTATGAAGCCTATACCACCCGAATTTGCAAAGTAGAACATGCTTATACAAACGAAGATTCACTCCTTGAACAAGAAGCAAGCGAATGA
- the tyrS gene encoding tyrosine--tRNA ligase codes for MSQLMEELSFRGLIQQQTDEEGLTKLLSEEKIKLYSGFDPTADSLHIGHLLPILTLRRFQEAGHHPIALVGGATGLIGDPSFKKAERSLNPAEIVEQWSDKIKGQLSQFLDFEAGENPAVIVNNFDWISQMNVITFLRDIGKNFGVNFMLAKDIVSSRIETGISYTEFSYVILQSLDFLNLYKNENCKLQIGGSDQWGNITSGLELIRKSEAEGAKAFGLTMPLVTKADGTKFGKTEGGAIWLDKEKTSPYEFYQFWINTDDRDVVKYLKYFTFLSKEEIASYEEKVQTAPEKREAQRRLAEEVTTLVHGRESLEQAVNISNALFKGEIKSLSAEEVKVGFKDVPSMEKSSTEELTLVDVLVESKLSPSKRQAREDITNGAVSINGERQTDKDYVLSTEDRIENQFTVLRRGKKKYFLVTYK; via the coding sequence ATGAGTCAATTGATGGAAGAGTTATCGTTCAGAGGATTAATTCAGCAGCAAACAGATGAAGAAGGTTTAACAAAATTATTATCGGAAGAAAAAATCAAGCTTTACTCCGGTTTTGACCCAACAGCGGACAGCTTACACATTGGTCACCTATTGCCAATTTTAACATTACGCAGATTCCAGGAAGCAGGCCATCATCCGATTGCTCTTGTTGGCGGCGCAACTGGACTAATCGGCGACCCTAGCTTCAAAAAAGCAGAACGTTCACTAAACCCAGCAGAAATTGTTGAACAGTGGTCAGATAAAATCAAAGGACAGCTCTCTCAATTTCTTGATTTTGAAGCAGGTGAGAACCCAGCCGTTATCGTGAATAACTTCGACTGGATCAGCCAAATGAATGTCATCACGTTCCTTCGTGATATTGGAAAAAACTTCGGTGTGAACTTCATGCTGGCAAAAGATATCGTCAGCTCACGGATTGAGACAGGGATTTCGTACACAGAGTTCAGCTACGTCATCCTGCAATCTTTAGACTTCTTAAACCTTTACAAAAATGAAAACTGTAAGCTGCAAATTGGCGGTAGCGACCAGTGGGGAAATATCACATCTGGACTTGAGCTGATCCGTAAGTCTGAAGCAGAAGGGGCAAAAGCATTCGGTTTAACGATGCCGCTTGTCACGAAAGCAGACGGTACGAAGTTTGGTAAAACAGAAGGCGGCGCCATCTGGTTAGATAAAGAAAAAACGTCTCCATACGAGTTCTACCAATTCTGGATCAACACAGATGACCGTGACGTCGTGAAATACTTAAAATACTTTACGTTCTTATCAAAAGAAGAGATCGCATCGTACGAAGAAAAAGTGCAAACAGCACCTGAAAAACGTGAAGCACAGCGCCGTCTAGCAGAGGAAGTTACGACACTTGTACATGGCCGTGAATCACTAGAACAGGCAGTCAACATCTCAAATGCGCTATTCAAAGGCGAGATTAAATCTCTTTCAGCCGAAGAAGTCAAAGTAGGCTTTAAAGATGTTCCATCAATGGAGAAAAGTAGCACAGAAGAGTTAACACTTGTCGATGTACTAGTGGAATCAAAGCTGTCTCCATCAAAGCGTCAAGCACGTGAAGACATCACAAATGGTGCTGTCTCCATCAACGGAGAGAGACAAACCGATAAAGACTATGTTCTGTCAACTGAAGACCGAATTGAAAACCAATTTACTGTCTTAAGAAGAGGGAAAAAGAAATACTTCCTCGTCACGTATAAATAA
- the acsA gene encoding acetate--CoA ligase — translation MKVETLPSVKGDYHLNDYEQAYKEFSWEEARKNFSWYETGNINAAYEAIDRHADSFRKNKVALHYKDSQRDEKYTFRDMKINTNKAGNLFRENANVQKGDRVFIFMPRSPELYFLLLGAVKIGAIVGPLFEAFMEGAVKDRLENSEAKVIVTTPDLLERIPFAELPKLESVIIVGGEKEDVDGVRTIHYEEAFAQAAKDLEIEWMDEKDGFLLHYTSGSTGTPKGVLHVHGAMVQQDQTGKWVLDLKEDDVYWCTADPGWVTGTVYGIFSPWLNGATNVILGGRFSPDTWYETIESLGVTVWYSAPTAFRMLMGAGDDLIQKYDLSSLRHVLSVGEPLNPEVIRWGDAVFGKRIHDTWWMTETGAQLICNYPCMDIKPGSMGKPIPGVEAAIVDNAGNELPPYRMGNLAIKKGWPSMMHTIWNNPEKYESYFMPGDWYVSGDSAYMDEDGYFWFQGRVDDVIMTSGERVGPFEVESKLVEHPAIAEAGVIGKPDPVRGEIIKAFIALRSGYEPTDELKEEIRTFVKKGLAAHAAPREIEFKDKLPKTRSGKIMRRVLKAWELNLPAGDLSTMED, via the coding sequence ATGAAAGTGGAAACGCTACCATCAGTAAAAGGGGACTATCATTTAAATGATTATGAGCAGGCATACAAAGAATTTTCATGGGAAGAAGCAAGAAAAAACTTCTCATGGTATGAAACAGGAAACATAAATGCAGCCTATGAAGCGATTGACAGACATGCGGACTCGTTTCGTAAGAACAAGGTGGCGCTTCACTACAAAGATTCACAGCGGGATGAAAAATATACGTTCAGAGATATGAAAATCAACACAAATAAAGCGGGAAATCTATTCAGAGAAAATGCGAATGTGCAAAAAGGGGATCGCGTATTTATCTTTATGCCAAGATCACCTGAGCTCTATTTTCTTCTGCTTGGCGCAGTCAAAATTGGTGCGATCGTTGGCCCGTTATTTGAGGCATTTATGGAAGGTGCGGTCAAAGACCGTTTAGAAAATAGCGAGGCGAAGGTCATTGTGACAACGCCGGATCTGCTTGAACGAATTCCATTTGCAGAGCTTCCGAAACTTGAATCTGTCATCATTGTTGGCGGTGAAAAGGAAGACGTCGATGGCGTTCGGACAATCCATTATGAAGAGGCTTTTGCGCAGGCGGCGAAGGACCTTGAAATCGAATGGATGGATGAAAAAGACGGCTTTCTGCTTCATTACACGTCAGGGTCGACAGGTACGCCAAAAGGTGTGCTGCATGTCCATGGCGCAATGGTACAGCAAGACCAGACTGGTAAATGGGTGCTTGATCTGAAAGAAGACGATGTCTACTGGTGTACAGCTGACCCAGGCTGGGTAACAGGCACAGTGTACGGCATTTTTTCACCGTGGTTAAATGGGGCGACGAATGTCATTTTAGGCGGCAGATTTAGCCCTGATACGTGGTATGAAACGATTGAATCACTAGGTGTGACCGTTTGGTACAGTGCACCGACCGCTTTTAGAATGCTAATGGGGGCAGGAGATGACCTCATTCAAAAATATGATCTCAGCTCGCTCCGTCATGTGTTAAGTGTAGGTGAGCCACTTAATCCAGAAGTCATCCGCTGGGGAGACGCTGTATTTGGTAAACGAATTCATGACACTTGGTGGATGACGGAAACCGGTGCACAGCTAATTTGTAATTATCCATGCATGGATATCAAACCAGGTTCAATGGGAAAACCGATTCCAGGCGTAGAAGCTGCGATTGTGGATAATGCCGGAAATGAACTTCCGCCATACCGGATGGGCAACCTCGCCATCAAAAAAGGCTGGCCGTCTATGATGCATACGATCTGGAACAATCCTGAAAAATATGAATCTTACTTTATGCCGGGAGATTGGTATGTTTCAGGAGATTCAGCTTATATGGACGAAGACGGATACTTTTGGTTCCAGGGACGTGTCGATGATGTGATCATGACATCAGGAGAGCGGGTTGGTCCTTTTGAGGTGGAAAGCAAACTGGTCGAACATCCGGCCATTGCAGAGGCTGGTGTCATTGGAAAACCAGATCCGGTCCGCGGCGAAATTATTAAAGCATTCATTGCGCTTAGAAGCGGATATGAGCCGACAGATGAGCTGAAAGAAGAGATCCGTACGTTTGTGAAAAAAGGACTCGCTGCACATGCAGCACCGAGAGAAATCGAGTTTAAGGACAAACTGCCTAAGACGCGAAGCGGAAAAATTATGAGACGTGTGCTAAAGGCGTGGGAGCTGAATTTACCGGCTGGCGACCTATCGACAATGGAAGATTAA
- a CDS encoding GNAT family N-acetyltransferase: MEHPKTYYSKTIKRETGTILIEGPVPASELANYTFHEGLTAFRTPEEQKQALVEIADLPEGRIIIARVDELVVGYVTYLYPDPLERWSEGNMDNLIELGAIEVAPPFRGCSLGKHLLDVSMMDEQMENYIVITTEYYWHWDLKGTKKNVWEYRKMMEKMMNAGGLVWFATDEPEISSHPANCLMARIGKNVSPDSIERFDRLRFHQRFMY, translated from the coding sequence GTGGAGCATCCTAAAACTTATTATTCAAAAACCATTAAGCGAGAAACAGGTACCATCCTGATTGAAGGTCCGGTACCTGCATCAGAGCTTGCGAACTATACGTTTCATGAAGGCCTAACGGCATTTCGCACGCCAGAGGAACAGAAACAAGCACTTGTTGAAATAGCAGACCTTCCAGAAGGACGTATTATCATTGCAAGAGTGGATGAGCTTGTTGTCGGCTATGTCACGTATTTATATCCTGATCCGCTTGAGCGCTGGTCAGAGGGCAACATGGACAATTTAATCGAGCTTGGCGCGATTGAGGTCGCTCCTCCATTTAGAGGCTGCTCACTTGGTAAGCATTTACTTGATGTGAGCATGATGGATGAGCAAATGGAGAATTATATCGTCATTACAACTGAATATTACTGGCATTGGGATTTAAAGGGGACAAAGAAAAACGTGTGGGAGTACCGCAAGATGATGGAGAAAATGATGAACGCAGGCGGTCTTGTTTGGTTTGCAACAGACGAGCCAGAGATCAGCTCACATCCAGCCAATTGTTTAATGGCCAGAATCGGGAAAAACGTGAGTCCTGATTCGATTGAGCGTTTCGATCGTCTTCGCTTCCATCAACGCTTTATGTATTAA
- a CDS encoding CBS and ACT domain-containing protein — MMIEQIMERDVITLRKTDTIEEAIKKMSAHHIRHIPIVSDQDSVIGMVTDRDIKNASPSIFETEKRKLFIQRPVEEIMVLETITAHPLDFVEEISSVFFEHGIGCLPVVRRGKLVGIITKTDLLRTFVRLTGADQPGSHLEVEVDQMTEGLADITTILKEQHIQMLSVLVYPHANESSKVLVFRLQTMHADHVTKLIRAKGYKVLWPMEQTIK, encoded by the coding sequence ATGATGATTGAACAAATTATGGAGCGTGATGTGATCACGCTGCGAAAAACCGATACGATTGAAGAAGCCATAAAAAAAATGAGTGCACATCACATTCGGCATATTCCAATCGTATCTGATCAAGATTCTGTCATTGGGATGGTGACAGATCGAGATATTAAAAATGCCAGTCCAAGTATATTTGAAACAGAAAAAAGGAAGCTCTTTATTCAGCGGCCTGTTGAAGAGATCATGGTATTAGAGACGATTACTGCTCATCCGCTTGATTTCGTTGAAGAGATTTCTAGTGTCTTTTTTGAACACGGAATTGGCTGCCTTCCAGTGGTGAGACGCGGCAAGCTTGTAGGCATTATCACAAAGACTGATTTGCTTCGTACGTTTGTCAGACTGACAGGTGCAGATCAGCCTGGGTCACACTTAGAGGTTGAAGTGGACCAAATGACAGAAGGTCTTGCAGACATTACGACCATTTTAAAAGAGCAGCATATTCAAATGCTGAGTGTGCTTGTGTATCCGCATGCAAATGAATCGTCTAAAGTGCTCGTCTTCCGCCTTCAAACCATGCATGCAGATCATGTGACGAAGCTGATTCGTGCAAAAGGCTATAAGGTGCTGTGGCCTATGGAGCAGACGATCAAATGA
- a CDS encoding acetoin utilization protein AcuC, protein MKEATFVFSPSFQTYQFHQDHPFNQLRVYLTYDLLQKMKALTDDEIVAPRMATLEELKLVHTADYIQAVQRASQGKLSTAEGERYGLGTEDTPMFAGMHEAASLLVGGTLTAVDQVMMGHSQHALNLGGGLHHGFKGRASGFCIYNDSSVAIQYIQKTYGARILYIDTDAHHGDGVQFSFYDDPEVCTVSIHETGRYLFPGTGQVQERGHDKGYGYAYNIPLDAFTEDESFLEAYRTAVTEIAAFFKPDVILTQNGADAHYYDPLTHLSATMKIYEEIPRLAHELAHQYCDGKWIAVGGGGYDIWRVVPRAWSRIWLEMKGITPPNELPQDWVQAWHKQSPVTLPSTWRDPDDLYPPIPRKAEITEKNAQTVEKALMPVRREKKNA, encoded by the coding sequence ATGAAGGAAGCGACCTTTGTTTTTTCACCCTCTTTTCAAACGTACCAGTTTCACCAAGACCATCCCTTCAATCAGCTTCGTGTCTACTTAACATATGACCTGCTTCAAAAAATGAAGGCGTTAACAGATGATGAGATCGTCGCACCGCGTATGGCGACCCTCGAGGAATTAAAGCTCGTCCATACAGCCGATTATATTCAAGCTGTGCAGCGGGCTAGTCAAGGAAAGCTCTCTACAGCAGAGGGGGAGCGCTACGGTCTTGGCACGGAGGATACACCGATGTTTGCAGGTATGCATGAGGCAGCTTCTCTCCTTGTTGGCGGGACACTCACAGCCGTTGACCAAGTAATGATGGGACACTCGCAGCATGCACTGAATCTTGGCGGTGGACTTCATCACGGGTTTAAAGGGCGTGCATCTGGCTTCTGTATTTATAATGACAGCTCAGTGGCGATTCAATATATTCAAAAGACATATGGTGCAAGAATTTTATATATTGATACGGATGCCCATCATGGAGATGGTGTACAATTCAGCTTCTATGACGACCCTGAGGTATGTACGGTCTCGATTCATGAAACGGGACGCTATTTGTTCCCTGGAACTGGACAAGTACAGGAAAGAGGTCATGATAAAGGCTATGGCTACGCCTACAATATTCCGCTTGATGCATTTACAGAAGACGAATCGTTCCTTGAAGCATACCGAACAGCAGTGACGGAAATTGCTGCTTTTTTTAAACCAGATGTGATTTTGACGCAAAACGGCGCAGACGCACACTACTATGATCCGTTAACCCATTTATCTGCCACCATGAAAATATATGAGGAAATTCCTAGACTTGCCCATGAATTAGCGCATCAATATTGTGATGGCAAATGGATCGCTGTCGGCGGAGGAGGATATGATATTTGGCGTGTCGTGCCAAGGGCGTGGAGCCGAATTTGGCTTGAAATGAAAGGTATTACACCGCCTAATGAACTGCCTCAGGACTGGGTTCAGGCTTGGCATAAACAATCTCCTGTCACCCTGCCATCCACATGGAGAGACCCTGACGATTTATATCCACCGATCCCAAGAAAAGCAGAAATCACAGAAAAAAATGCTCAAACTGTAGAAAAAGCACTGATGCCCGTTAGAAGAGAAAAGAAAAATGCATAA
- the ccpA gene encoding catabolite control protein A, with amino-acid sequence MNNVTIYDVAREANVSMATVSRVVNGNPNVKPTTRKKVLEAIDRLGYRPNAVARGLASKKTTTVGVIIPDISSIFYSELARGIEDIATMYKYNIILSNSDQNTDKELHLLNTMLGKQVDGIVFMGGNITDVLVEEFKRSPVPIVLAASVEEQAQTPSVNINYEQAIYDSVQLLVEKGHKRIAFVSGPMSEPINSMRKLAGYKRALEEAGIAFDDALVAEGDYSYDSGIESLAHLLEQSDKPTAVIAATDEMALGVIHGAQDRGVSIPDDLEVIGFDNTRLSLMVRPQLTTVVQPTYDIGAVAMRLLTKLMNKEQVDDQIVELPHRIEERQSTK; translated from the coding sequence GTGAATAATGTTACAATATATGATGTAGCAAGAGAAGCAAATGTAAGTATGGCAACGGTATCACGCGTAGTGAATGGGAATCCGAATGTAAAACCAACAACAAGAAAAAAGGTACTTGAAGCGATTGATCGCCTTGGCTATCGCCCGAATGCGGTGGCACGAGGCCTTGCAAGTAAAAAAACAACAACGGTGGGAGTCATCATCCCTGATATTTCGAGTATCTTCTATTCAGAGCTTGCTCGCGGAATTGAAGATATCGCCACGATGTATAAGTACAACATCATTTTGAGCAACTCAGATCAAAATACCGATAAAGAGCTTCATCTATTAAATACAATGCTAGGTAAACAAGTAGATGGGATTGTCTTTATGGGTGGAAATATCACAGATGTGCTTGTTGAAGAATTTAAGCGCTCTCCTGTGCCAATTGTTCTTGCTGCATCTGTTGAAGAGCAAGCTCAAACACCATCTGTCAACATCAACTACGAGCAAGCGATTTATGATTCAGTTCAGCTTTTAGTTGAAAAAGGACATAAGCGAATTGCCTTCGTATCTGGCCCAATGTCAGAACCGATTAACTCTATGAGAAAGCTTGCAGGCTATAAGCGTGCGCTCGAAGAAGCGGGCATCGCATTTGACGATGCGCTCGTCGCTGAAGGCGATTATTCGTATGATTCTGGAATTGAATCACTTGCTCACTTGCTTGAGCAGTCTGACAAGCCGACAGCTGTTATTGCGGCTACGGATGAAATGGCGCTAGGTGTCATTCATGGAGCACAAGATAGAGGCGTATCCATTCCTGACGATTTAGAAGTGATTGGCTTTGATAACACGAGACTTTCTCTCATGGTGCGTCCTCAGCTGACAACTGTTGTTCAGCCGACGTATGATATTGGTGCTGTCGCAATGAGACTGCTGACAAAGCTGATGAACAAAGAGCAAGTAGATGACCAAATTGTGGAACTTCCACACAGAATTGAAGAAAGACAATCAACAAAATAA
- a CDS encoding bifunctional 3-deoxy-7-phosphoheptulonate synthase/chorismate mutase: protein MSNNELEQLRQQADELNLQILKLINERGSIVKEIGKAKEAQGVNRYDPVRERTMLNQILEANDGPFENSTIQHIFKEIFKAGLELQEDDHSKALLVSRKKKSENTIVNINGEAIGDGKQRFIVGPCAVESYEQVAEVAAAAKQQGLKLLRGGAFKPRTSPYDFQGLGVDGLKILKRVADEYGLAVISEIVNPAHIEEAIEHIDVIQIGARNMQNFELLKAAGSVKKPVLLKRGLAATISEFINAAEYIIAQGNDQIILCERGIRTYETATRNTLDISAVPILKQETHLPVFVDVTHSTGRRDLLLPTAKAALAIGADGVMAEVHPDPSVALSDSAQQMDIPQFEKWLDALRPLVNIHA from the coding sequence ATGAGCAACAATGAACTAGAACAATTGAGACAGCAGGCAGATGAACTAAATCTTCAAATCTTAAAACTGATCAATGAAAGAGGAAGCATTGTAAAAGAAATTGGAAAGGCGAAAGAAGCGCAAGGTGTCAACCGTTATGATCCTGTCAGAGAGCGCACAATGCTGAACCAAATTCTTGAAGCAAATGATGGACCATTCGAAAACTCAACAATTCAGCATATTTTCAAAGAGATTTTCAAAGCAGGCCTAGAGCTTCAAGAAGATGACCACAGCAAAGCACTTCTTGTTTCTCGTAAGAAAAAATCGGAAAATACAATCGTGAACATCAATGGAGAAGCGATCGGTGATGGGAAACAGCGCTTCATCGTTGGACCATGTGCTGTTGAAAGCTACGAGCAAGTCGCAGAAGTGGCGGCAGCAGCGAAACAGCAAGGACTAAAACTACTTCGCGGAGGTGCATTTAAACCTCGCACAAGTCCATACGATTTCCAAGGACTCGGTGTAGACGGTCTTAAAATTCTAAAGCGTGTAGCGGATGAATACGGTCTTGCTGTCATTAGTGAAATCGTCAATCCTGCTCATATTGAAGAAGCGATTGAGCATATCGATGTCATCCAAATTGGTGCACGAAACATGCAAAACTTCGAGCTATTAAAAGCAGCAGGATCTGTGAAGAAACCAGTTCTTTTAAAACGTGGTCTTGCAGCGACTATTTCAGAATTCATCAATGCAGCTGAATACATCATCGCCCAAGGAAATGACCAAATCATCCTTTGCGAGCGCGGTATCCGCACATATGAAACAGCGACAAGAAATACACTAGATATTTCTGCTGTGCCAATTTTGAAACAAGAAACACATTTACCAGTCTTTGTTGATGTGACGCACTCAACTGGACGTAGAGATCTTCTCCTTCCAACAGCGAAAGCAGCTCTTGCGATTGGAGCAGACGGTGTCATGGCAGAAGTGCATCCAGATCCATCTGTTGCTCTATCTGACTCAGCGCAGCAAATGGACATTCCTCAATTCGAAAAATGGTTAGATGCGTTAAGACCACTTGTTAACATTCACGCGTAA
- the ytxJ gene encoding bacillithiol system redox-active protein YtxJ produces MSKQLIETEEQFDQLTNQDGTFVFFKHSLTCPISQAAFQEFEAFASAHEDVPTYFLQIQNTRELSSYVTEKSGVKHESPQALVFSGGKVKWHASHSSITKEALEHNV; encoded by the coding sequence ATGTCAAAACAACTCATTGAAACAGAAGAACAGTTTGATCAACTAACGAATCAAGATGGGACCTTTGTCTTTTTTAAGCACAGTTTGACATGTCCGATCAGTCAAGCGGCTTTTCAAGAGTTTGAAGCATTTGCGTCTGCACATGAAGACGTGCCAACTTATTTCTTGCAAATTCAAAACACAAGAGAGCTTTCATCCTATGTGACAGAAAAGTCAGGGGTAAAGCACGAAAGTCCCCAGGCACTCGTCTTTAGCGGTGGAAAAGTAAAATGGCATGCATCCCACTCAAGCATTACAAAAGAAGCGCTTGAACATAATGTGTAA
- a CDS encoding YtxH domain-containing protein has protein sequence MSKDGINSKDFLIGTLIGGIVGATTALFLAPKSGKELRDDLNTQANVLKEKTDRLTTDAKERGTEYVTIAKDKTSELSQMVAEQSNQILDKVKDIKERAAGKANHVKSEAEDAAADIASEASDVADEAKVRAQEAKSEIEDGIKDVKEKVEQSTKG, from the coding sequence ATGAGCAAAGACGGAATCAATAGCAAAGACTTTTTGATCGGAACACTTATTGGTGGAATTGTGGGTGCAACAACAGCTTTATTTTTAGCACCGAAGTCAGGGAAAGAGCTTCGCGATGATTTGAACACCCAAGCGAATGTTTTAAAAGAAAAAACAGATCGACTCACAACAGATGCAAAAGAAAGAGGCACTGAATATGTGACGATTGCGAAAGATAAAACGTCTGAATTGTCTCAAATGGTGGCAGAACAGTCAAACCAAATTTTAGACAAAGTGAAAGACATAAAAGAACGTGCAGCTGGAAAAGCTAATCATGTGAAAAGTGAAGCAGAAGATGCGGCAGCTGACATAGCAAGTGAAGCATCAGATGTAGCGGATGAAGCCAAAGTACGAGCACAAGAAGCGAAATCAGAAATTGAAGATGGCATTAAAGATGTCAAAGAAAAAGTAGAACAATCGACTAAAGGCTAA
- a CDS encoding DUF948 domain-containing protein: MIIILYLSVALIAIAFLILVIYLSKTLKSLQLTLKNVASTLEGLEGQMQGITTETTQLLHKTNQLAEDIQDKSAKLNTVVDAVQGIGGSINQFNTSIKQAAGAVSSSVERNQEKVTDVVSWSNAALEIYKKWKQRKHQK; this comes from the coding sequence ATGATTATTATTCTATATCTAAGCGTTGCACTGATCGCAATTGCTTTCCTCATTCTTGTCATCTACTTGTCCAAAACATTAAAATCCTTACAGCTGACATTAAAGAATGTCGCATCAACTTTAGAAGGTCTTGAAGGTCAGATGCAAGGGATCACCACAGAGACAACACAGTTGCTACATAAGACGAATCAGCTTGCTGAAGATATTCAAGACAAATCGGCAAAACTCAACACAGTTGTGGATGCGGTGCAGGGAATTGGCGGCTCGATCAACCAATTTAATACAAGCATAAAGCAGGCAGCTGGTGCGGTTTCTTCATCCGTTGAACGAAATCAAGAAAAAGTCACGGATGTGGTAAGCTGGAGTAACGCAGCACTTGAAATTTATAAAAAATGGAAACAACGAAAACACCAAAAATAA
- the murC gene encoding UDP-N-acetylmuramate--L-alanine ligase, protein MTVYHFVGIKGTGMSPLAQILHDTGYTVQGSDIEKHIFTQKALEERNIKILPFDPDNIQPGMTVIAGNAFPDTHPEIERALSEGIPVIRYHKFLGEYMDTFTNVAITGAHGKTSTTGLLAHVMQSAKPTSYLIGDGSGMGKENSEYFVFEACEYRRHFLSYHPDYAIMTNIDFDHPDYFSDIDDVFDAFQNMALQVKKAIIACGDDEHLPKIQAKVPVVYYGFNEENDFQARNVVKNTEGTTFDVFVRNTFYDTFYIPAYGNHNVLNSLAVIALCHYEAIDVELIKGALTTFGGVKRRFNEKVVGEQVLIDDYAHHPTEIEVTIEAARQKYPDREIVAVFQPHTFTRTQQFLSEFADSLKKADYVYLCDIFGSARENIGKLSIEDLREKIPQAQLIAEEDTSVLKAHKDGILVFMGAGDIQKYLRAYEKVAV, encoded by the coding sequence ATGACTGTTTATCATTTTGTTGGAATAAAAGGGACAGGTATGAGTCCACTGGCCCAAATTCTTCATGATACTGGGTATACTGTCCAAGGATCGGATATCGAAAAACATATCTTTACACAAAAAGCATTAGAAGAACGAAATATTAAAATTCTTCCATTTGACCCAGATAATATTCAGCCAGGGATGACCGTCATTGCAGGTAATGCATTTCCTGATACACACCCTGAGATTGAACGCGCCCTTTCTGAAGGGATTCCTGTCATTCGTTACCATAAATTCCTTGGAGAATACATGGATACATTCACAAACGTTGCGATTACTGGTGCTCATGGTAAAACGTCAACAACAGGACTGCTTGCCCATGTGATGCAATCAGCGAAACCAACTTCATACTTAATCGGCGATGGATCTGGTATGGGGAAAGAAAACAGCGAGTATTTTGTATTTGAAGCATGCGAATACCGCAGACACTTCCTCAGCTATCATCCAGACTATGCGATCATGACCAATATTGATTTTGATCATCCTGATTATTTCTCGGACATTGACGACGTGTTTGATGCGTTTCAAAACATGGCGCTTCAAGTGAAAAAAGCCATTATCGCTTGCGGTGATGACGAGCATCTGCCTAAGATTCAAGCGAAGGTACCTGTTGTATACTACGGTTTCAATGAAGAAAATGATTTCCAAGCACGCAATGTTGTGAAGAACACGGAAGGCACTACATTTGATGTATTTGTACGAAATACGTTTTATGATACCTTCTACATTCCTGCCTACGGAAATCATAATGTCCTTAATTCATTAGCTGTCATTGCATTATGTCACTATGAAGCCATTGATGTAGAGCTCATCAAAGGGGCACTAACGACATTTGGTGGTGTGAAACGCCGCTTCAATGAAAAAGTAGTCGGTGAGCAGGTTTTAATTGACGACTATGCCCATCACCCAACGGAGATTGAAGTCACCATTGAAGCAGCACGCCAAAAGTATCCAGACCGTGAGATTGTCGCTGTCTTCCAGCCGCATACCTTCACACGTACACAGCAATTCTTAAGTGAATTTGCTGACAGTTTGAAAAAAGCGGACTATGTATACCTATGTGATATTTTCGGTTCAGCCCGTGAAAACATCGGGAAGCTGAGTATCGAAGACTTACGAGAAAAAATCCCGCAGGCCCAATTGATTGCAGAAGAAGATACATCTGTGCTGAAAGCGCACAAAGATGGGATTCTGGTCTTTATGGGAGCAGGAGACATTCAAAAATATTTGCGTGCTTATGAAAAAGTCGCTGTATAA